Proteins from one Hyperolius riggenbachi isolate aHypRig1 chromosome 2, aHypRig1.pri, whole genome shotgun sequence genomic window:
- the LOC137544720 gene encoding olfactory receptor 4C6-like: MSNISNSSTSFLLIGLLEMENLKYLYSVVCLAIYVFIMFLSLTLVYTVFTEPSLHKPMYILISNLVLNGIFGSSSLYPKLIIDLLSSSNSISREGCLTQAFCILSFAYCEICTFTLMAYDRYLAVCQPLHYVKLMTNKKVLCLTAGYLVFVFTVVLVAVLLSARLPVCGTYIKNIFCDNISFFVLSCVDSTVNNLYGAIVTTSFLTVTLTATLSSYLRIFLICVKLSKEARQKALHTLMTHLVNFSVFLLGFFFIFIRFRLGKVDIPLVSHILFSIPCLIFPPILNPLIFGIRTKALKSKLIHHFQKIK; this comes from the coding sequence ATGTCAAATATTTCCAATTCCAGCACTAGCTTTCTTCTCATTGGCCTTTTAGAGATGGAAAACCTCAAATATTTATATTCTGTGGTGTGCTTAGCGATATATGTTTTCATTATGTTTTTGAGCCTCACCCTCGTCTATACAGTGTTTACCGAACCCTCTCTTCATAAGCCTATGTACATTCTTATTTCTAACCTGGTCCTCAATGGTATCTTTGGGAGCTCTTCACTCTATCCCAAGCTAATCATTGACTTACTCAGCTCATCGAACAGCATTTCTCGTGAAGGATGCCTCACCCAAGCCTTCTGCATCTTGTCTTTTGCTTATTGCGAAATTTGCACCTTCACTCTTATGGCCTATGATCGATATTTGGCTGTGTGCCAGCCCCTGCATTATGTCAAACTCATGACCAACAAGAAAGTCTTGTGTCTCACCGCTGGATATCTGGTCTTTGTGTTCACGGTCGTCCTGGTCGCCGTGTTGCTATCTGCACGTCTTCCTGTGTGTGGCACCTACATCAAGAACATTTTCTGCGATAACATATCATTTTTTGTACTGTCTTGTGTAGACTCCACGGTGAACAACCTTTACGGAGCCATTGTGACAACAAGCTTTTTGACTGTAACCTTAACAGCGACCCTTTCCTCCTACTTGAGGATATTCCTAATTTGTGTTAAGCTTTCTAAAGAGGCTCGTCAGAAAGCCCTCCACACTTTGATGACTCATTTAGTgaatttctcagtttttttgttggggtttttctttatttttattcggTTCAGGTTGGGTAAAGTCGACATCCCTCTGGTTTCTCACATTCTTTTTTCTATTCCCTGCCTAATCTTCCCACCTATCCTTAACCCGCTAATATTTGGGATAAGGACCAAAGCTTTAAAGAGCAAGCTAATTCATCACTTCCAAAAAATAAAGTAG